In one Brassica oleracea var. oleracea cultivar TO1000 chromosome C9, BOL, whole genome shotgun sequence genomic region, the following are encoded:
- the LOC106313057 gene encoding UDP-glycosyltransferase 92A1, with protein sequence MEMADAKPKSLNIVMFPFMAQGHIIPFVSLALRLEKMIKNKNREDNLILSLVNTPLNMPKLRSKLPPDSSIKLIELPFNSSDHGLPHDAENFDSLPYSLVISLLEASRSLREPFRDLITRILKEGDDVVVIGDFFLGWIGEVCKEVGVSSFIFSASGAFGLGCYRSIWLHLPHKETEQDQFLLHDFQEAGEIEKTQLNYFMLEADGTDDWSVFMKKNLPGWSDFDGFLFNTVEEIDHIGLSYFRKITGGKPVWPVGPVLPDAGSRSTEEGVKAWLDSKPDHSVVYVCFGSMNSISQTHMLELAMALESSEKNFIWVVRPPMGVEANKDFDVKEYLPEGFEERIKKSRRGVIVKKWAPQVDILSHKGTCVFLSHCGWNSILESLSYGVPLLGWPMAGEQFFNSILMEKHVGVSVELARGKRCDIKCDEIVSKIKLVMEESEVGREVRRKAKEVKELVRRAMDDGVNGSSVIGLEEFISHATVKNEKS encoded by the coding sequence ATGGAGATGGCAGACGCTAAACCTAAAAGTCTGAATATTGTCATGTTTCCTTTCATGGCACAAGGCCATATCATCCCTTTTGTTTCTTTAGCCCTTCGTTTAGAGAAGATGATCAAGAACAAGAACAGAGAAGACAACCTCATCCTCTCTCTTGTCAACACTCCTTTGAACATGCCCAAACTACGTTCCAAACTTCCTCCTGACTCCTCCATAAAACTCATCGAGTTGCCTTTCAACAGCTCCGACCACGGCCTCCCTCACGACGCCGAGAATTTCGACTCTCTCCCTTACTCTCTCGTCATCAGCCTCCTCGAAGCTTCAAGATCCCTCCGTGAGCCCTTTCGAGACTTGATCACTAGGATCTTGAAAGAAGGAGATGATGTTGTGGTGATCGGTGATTTCTTCTTGGGATGGATCGGTGAGGTTTGCAAAGAGGTCGGTGTTTCTTCGTTTATCTTTAGCGCTTCTGGTGCTTTTGGGTTAGGTTGTTATAGATCCATATGGCTTCACTTGCCGCACAAAGAAACCGAACAAGATCAGTTTCTATTACATGATTTCCAAGAAGCAGGGGAGATTGAGAAGACTCAGTTGAACTACTTCATGTTAGAAGCTGACGGAACCGATGACTGGTCGGTTTTCATGAAGAAAAATCTGCCAGGATGGTCTGATTTCGATGGATTCTTGTTCAATACGGTTGAGGAAATTGATCACATCGGTTTGTCTTATTTTCGTAAAATAACCGGTGGTAAACCGGTTTGGCCGGTCGGACCGGTTTTACCCGATGCTGGCTCGAGGTCGACAGAGGAAGGTGTGAAGGCATGGCTCGACTCAAAACCGGACCATTCGGTTGTCTACGTGTGTTTTGGTTCGATGAACTCTATTTCTCAAACTCACATGCTGGAGCTGGCTATGGCGTTAGAGAGTAGCGAGAAGAACTTCATATGGGTGGTGCGACCACCAATGGGCGTGGAGGCTAATAAAGACTTTGATGTGAAAGAGTATTTACCGGAAGGGTTTGAAGAAAGAATCAAGAAATCAAGAAGAGGAGTGATTGTGAAGAAATGGGCGCCACAGGTTGATATATTGTCACACAAGGGAACATGTGTGTTTTTGAGTCATTGTGGTTGGAACTCGATACTCGAGTCGCTTAGCTACGGCGTGCCATTGCTAGGATGGCCTATGGCGGGGGAGCAGTTCTTTAATTCGATATTGATGGAGAAACATGTTGGTGTATCGGTTGAGCTGGCGCGTGGGAAGAGATGTGATATCAAATGTGATGAGATTGTTTCTAAGATCAAGCTGGTGATGGAGGAGAGTGAAGTAGGGAGAGAGGTTAGGAGAAAGGCTAAAGAGGTGAAGGAGTTAGTGAGGAGAGCGATGGATGATGGAGTTAATGGCTCTTCTGTTATTGGTTTGGAAGAGTTTATTAGCCATGCAACGGTCAAGAACGAGAAGAGTTAA